The Pyxidicoccus sp. MSG2 DNA segment GGACGCCCGCACCGGGCAGCGCCGCTTCAGCGGGAAGCAGACGGCTCCGCGAGGTGACTCGCGAAGCCGGGGCGACGGTCAGCGCAGGGTGGCCTGGCTGAGCGCGCGGTGCACGGACTCGAGCGCCTTGCGGGCCTCCAGCAATTCGGCGCGCTCGGCGGTGAGCGAGGCCACCTGCTGGGCCAGCACGTCACGCTCGCCCTGGAGCGCTTCCACGGTGCGCCGCAGAGAGATGGACTCGTCCTTGGCGGACTCCAGCTCACCGGCGAGCCGCTCCTCCTCCGCGAGGCTGTCCACGAGCGACTGCTTGCCGCGGGCCACCTCGTCCTCCAGCTCCTGACGCTCCCGGGCCGCGGCCTGCAGCGCCTGCCGCGTCTCCTGGAGGGACAACAGCGCCTCGTCGCGCTCGCCCTCCAGTGCGGACAGCTCGCGCTCCAGGTCGGCCAGCAGCTTCACGCGGCCTTCCATCTCCGCGGACAGCCGGCGCGCCTCGTCCATGCGCAGCCGGGCCTCCTCGGTGGCCTTCTCCGCCTGGCGGCGCGACACCTCGAGGTCCTGCGTGAGGGAGAGGTTGAGCGCCTTCACCTTCACCAATTCGGCCTGGAGGTGGGTGATGCGCTCCACCGCGCGCTGGCCCGCCTCGGCCACGGTGGCCGGCAGCGGCTCCGGGCGCGGATTCTCACGCACGGCCTTGAGCCGCGCCTTCAGCCGCTCGCGCCGCCCGGCGGAGTCCTGCGTGTCGTCATGGGGCGGAGCGGGCGTCTGCACCTCGACTTCCGTGGGCGGCGCCTCCACGCGGGCCATCGGCTCGGCGACGGTAGCGGTGACGTGGGGCAGCGAGGCGTGGGCCGAGGCCTGCGTCATGGGGTGCGCCTCCGGCGGGTGTCCGGCCGCGAGGCCGTCCAGGTGCAGCGCCGTGGGCGGCGCGGCGAAGGTGACGGGCACGGCGGCAGGCGCTGAATCAACCAGGGCCTCCGGCGACGGAGCCGGCGACGCGTAGGTGACGGGCGCCGCGTACGGGGCCCCGGTCTCCGGCGCGCGCAGGGCGGCGTCCATCGCCTCGGCGGCGGTGGGGCGCGGGGCGCGGGCGCGCTCGATGCGGGCGCGGACCTCGGCGGACAAATCCGGGGCCTCGGCGGTGGGGGCCGGGGGGGCCTCGGCGGAGACGTCCGACTCCTCGGGGGCGGGCTCGGCCGCCGGGTCGATGAGGCCGGTCAGCGCACCCAGGCGGAGGCGGGGCTTGGCGCGGGACACGTTCTGTTCGAAGGCTTTCTTCATGGCGGTTCTCAGCCGGCCTGCTGGGTGCCCTTGTTCGGGGCGGCGGCTGCCGCGGCGACCAGACG contains these protein-coding regions:
- a CDS encoding extensin-like protein, producing the protein MKKAFEQNVSRAKPRLRLGALTGLIDPAAEPAPEESDVSAEAPPAPTAEAPDLSAEVRARIERARAPRPTAAEAMDAALRAPETGAPYAAPVTYASPAPSPEALVDSAPAAVPVTFAAPPTALHLDGLAAGHPPEAHPMTQASAHASLPHVTATVAEPMARVEAPPTEVEVQTPAPPHDDTQDSAGRRERLKARLKAVRENPRPEPLPATVAEAGQRAVERITHLQAELVKVKALNLSLTQDLEVSRRQAEKATEEARLRMDEARRLSAEMEGRVKLLADLERELSALEGERDEALLSLQETRQALQAAARERQELEDEVARGKQSLVDSLAEEERLAGELESAKDESISLRRTVEALQGERDVLAQQVASLTAERAELLEARKALESVHRALSQATLR